A window of Staphylococcus lloydii genomic DNA:
GTTTTTTTGACAATTGCGTCGCCGTTTCATCTACGGTGATACGTTCACTAGGTTCTTCATATTGTAAATCATACGGTTTATGATTTACGTATGACCATAAAAATTCACTGAAACTCCCATAATCTTTTTCAATGTCAAAATATCCTTTAGCCTGATTCACTATTGCTTCTAATTTTTTTCTATTATGTACAATGTTAGGAAATTCCATTAATGAATCAATATCCTGTTCTGTCATCTTTGCAATTTTAACTGGGTCAAAATCATAAAATGCTTGTTCATAAGATGCTTTCTTTTTTAATATTGTGAGCCATGAAAGACCGGCATGTTGTGATTCTAATGCCATTAATTTAAATAATTGCAAGCTATCATACATTGGTTGGCCCCAAACAGTATCGTGGTATTCTAGGTAAATAGGATCTTTAGTGCCGAATGCACAAGGATTCATAAATTTCACTCCATTTCATTGACTTATTACTGTTTACATTATACTATAATTAAGTAAATTAAATTAGTCATTGGGAAGAGTAAATGCAAAGAAAATTTTAGAGAGTACACGTATGGTGAGAGTGTATATTTTCTAGTGTTGAAGGTAGCCCACATTGAACTTTAACTGAACTCATTATTAATGTGACTAGGTTAAAGCGTGTTTGAGCGTTAATCGAAATTAAGTGCAAGAAACGATAAATTTCTTGAATTTAGGTGGTACCACGGAACATCCGTCCTATATTTATAGGGTGGGTGTTTTTATTTTAAGGAGGCAATTATATGGAAATGAAACCTAAATACAATCCGCAAGAAGTAGAAGCGGGTCGTTATGATGAATGGGTAAAAAATGGATATTTTAAAGCACAAGAAGATGATACTAAAGAAACATATACAATCGTTATTCCACCTCCTAATGTAACTGGTAAATTACATTTAGGTCATGCTTGGGATACGACGTTACAAGATATATTAACGCGTATGAAACGTATGCAAGGATACGACACGTTATATTTACCTGGTATGGACCATGCAGGTATTGCTACGCAAGCTAAAGTAGAAGCTAAATTAAATGAACAAGGTATGTCTAGACATGATTTAGGTCGTGAGAAATTTTTAGAAAAAGCGTGGGACTGGAAAGAAGAATATGCAAACTTCATTAGACAACAATGGTCTAAATTAGGTTTAGGTTTAGATTATAGTAGAGAGCGTTTTACGCTTGATGATGGTTTAAGCCAAGCAGTTAAAAAAGTTTTTGTTGATATGTATAACAAAGGATTAATCTATCGTGGTGAATATATTATTAACTGGGATCCAGTGGCAAAAACTGCATTATCTGATATCGAAGTTATTCATGAGGATGTACAAGGTAAGTTTTATCATTTCAAATATCCGTATGCTGACCAAGATGGCTATATTGAAATAGCAACAACTCGTCCAGAAACTATGCTGGGTGATACAGCTATCGTTGTTAATCCAAATGACGAACGCTATAAAGATGTAATAGGCAAAAATGTAACGCTACCAATCGTTGGCAAAACATTACCTATTTTGGCAGATGAGTATGTAGATATGGAATTTGGTAGTGGGGCAATGAAAGTAACGCCAGCACATGATCCTAACGACTTTGAAATTGGCAATAGACATAATTTAGAACGTATTAATGTTATGGACGAAGAAGGTAAAATGAATGAATTAGCTGGTAAATATGCTGGTTTAGATCGTTTTGAATGCCGTGAACAACTCGTCAAAGACTTAACTGAACAAGATTTAGTAATCAAAATTGAAGAACATGAACATTCAGTAGGTCATTCTGAACGTTCTGGTGCCGTTGTAGAACCTTATTTATCTACACAATGGTTCGTTAAAATGAAACCATTGGCTGAACAAGCCTTAAATAATCAAGAAACTGACAATCGTATTGAATTTGTACCTTCCAGATTTGAAAATACATTCAACCGTTGGATGGAAGAAATAAGAGATTGGACAATTTCTCGTCAGTTATGGTGGGGTCATCAAATACCAGCATATTATCACAAAGAAACTGGAGAATTGTTAGTTTCTGAAACACCACCAACTGATATTGAAAATTGGGAGCAAGATGAAGATGTATTGGACACTTGGTTCTCAAGTGCTTTATGGCCATTTTCAACGTTAGGTTGGCCAAACACTGAGTCAGAAGATTTCAATCGTTACTTCCCAACAAATGCGCTAGTAACGGGTTATGATATTATTTTCTTCTGGGTTGCTCGTATGATTTTCCAAGGATTAGAGTTTACTGGAAACAGACCATTTAATGACGTATTACTTCATGGATTAGTACGTGCAGAAGATGGCCGTAAAATGAGTAAATCATTAGGTAACGGCGTTGACCCAATGGACGTTATCGACCAATATGGTGCAGATAGTTTACGTTATTTCCTTGCAACAGGTTCTTCGCCAGGTCATGATTTACGTTATTCTACTGAAAAAGTTGAATCAGTGTGGAACTTTATCAATAAAATTTGGAATGCTGCACGTTTCAGTATTATGAATATTGGCGATGAATTTACTGTAGACCAAGTAGATTTATCTGGTAACTTATCACTCGCGGATAAATGGATACTAACAAGATTAAACGAGACAATTGAAACCGTAACGAATTTAAGTGATAAATATGAATTTGGTGAAGTAGGCAGAGCGCTATATAACTTTATTTGGGATGATTTCTGTGATTGGTATATAGAAATGAGTAAAATCCCTATGAATGGTGATAATGAAGCTCAAAAACAAACAACACGTTCTGTGTTAACTTATGTATTGGATAATACAATGAGAATG
This region includes:
- a CDS encoding valine--tRNA ligase; the protein is MEMKPKYNPQEVEAGRYDEWVKNGYFKAQEDDTKETYTIVIPPPNVTGKLHLGHAWDTTLQDILTRMKRMQGYDTLYLPGMDHAGIATQAKVEAKLNEQGMSRHDLGREKFLEKAWDWKEEYANFIRQQWSKLGLGLDYSRERFTLDDGLSQAVKKVFVDMYNKGLIYRGEYIINWDPVAKTALSDIEVIHEDVQGKFYHFKYPYADQDGYIEIATTRPETMLGDTAIVVNPNDERYKDVIGKNVTLPIVGKTLPILADEYVDMEFGSGAMKVTPAHDPNDFEIGNRHNLERINVMDEEGKMNELAGKYAGLDRFECREQLVKDLTEQDLVIKIEEHEHSVGHSERSGAVVEPYLSTQWFVKMKPLAEQALNNQETDNRIEFVPSRFENTFNRWMEEIRDWTISRQLWWGHQIPAYYHKETGELLVSETPPTDIENWEQDEDVLDTWFSSALWPFSTLGWPNTESEDFNRYFPTNALVTGYDIIFFWVARMIFQGLEFTGNRPFNDVLLHGLVRAEDGRKMSKSLGNGVDPMDVIDQYGADSLRYFLATGSSPGHDLRYSTEKVESVWNFINKIWNAARFSIMNIGDEFTVDQVDLSGNLSLADKWILTRLNETIETVTNLSDKYEFGEVGRALYNFIWDDFCDWYIEMSKIPMNGDNEAQKQTTRSVLTYVLDNTMRMLHPFMPFVTEQIWQNLPHVGETIVHASWPTVREEFSFGESKETMEQLVEIIKSVRQSRLEVDTPLSKAIPIFIKAKNNHIKSTLETNANYIDRFCHPSELVIDTDITIPEKAMTSVTSAGEVVLPLEGLIDMDKEIARLEKELEKWQKELDRVNKKLANENFVNKAPEKVINEEREKKQTYQEKYDGVKLRINQLKA
- a CDS encoding DNA-3-methyladenine glycosylase I produces the protein MNPCAFGTKDPIYLEYHDTVWGQPMYDSLQLFKLMALESQHAGLSWLTILKKKASYEQAFYDFDPVKIAKMTEQDIDSLMEFPNIVHNRKKLEAIVNQAKGYFDIEKDYGSFSEFLWSYVNHKPYDLQYEEPSERITVDETATQLSKKLKQYGFKFLGPVTVFSFLEAAGLYNAHLQSCPSNPKNLT